The window TAAACAGAAAATCTTCGACAGGCATAGCAATAGGCTGACCACCGCATTGTATATTTTATATTATACGGTTCGCTATCAACAGACCAATATGGTAGAGCTGTTGGGGCAGTTTAATCTTTATCATCTCAATGAACCGTATCAGAAACTTATTTTATGGAGACGTTTGGAAAGTAGATTAAACATGTGTATAATGTTACATAAAAATTCAATTTATATTGCGTATGCACACCAGAGAAAATATTTGCCAAGCAATCGCCTCCAGGTCCGTAATTACCTTTATGTACCGGGGCCGAATTAGAATCGTGGAGCCTTTTACTTTTGGCATACACAAAGACACCGGAAACCTGGTGCTATCAGCCTTCTGGATTGGCGGATATAGTGAAAGCCATAAATCGCCACAATGGAGGCTATACACTTTTAAGGATATGTATAACATACAAATCACAGAAAAGTCAGCGGCAGCTCATCGGTTGGGGTACAACTCATACGACTCACGCATGATTACAATATACTGTGCTGCCTGATTATTAGCTATTGTTCTTCTTCATTGGAAAAGAATAACCTCTATTTTATAGCCTTAGCGGCTGCAGAATACTACTTCCAGAAATCAGATCAACTAACGGCAGCTTTACTTAAATTTAGCAATGGAAACTTAGCAATGAAAATAAAAAAGAATATTCTTGTCTATGTCACCAGACATTTAAATGTTGGGGATGACCTTTATAGCAAAGGACTTAGTATAAGCAGCGATACTAAAAGTATCGATTTTCATCTCAATTTCTCCAGTAACCTAACTGCTCAAGGTGCAACCAATATGAAATCTGATGCACAGAGTCTAGAACGGGATTTAGAGGACTCCAAGCGTCCAAAAATGATTCAGGTTAGGCTGGGAAGCAAGCAGTCATTTGATGCAGTTGTGAAGTCTTTTACAAACTTTGTTGATCTATACCAGCTTAAAAAACCTGTGAAGGTCTTTGTTAATATCACTATTGTTAATACCTATCGATTACCTTGTGTGGTAGAATCAGACAGTCATGATATGATCACCCTAAGTATCACTGAGTAGTCTAGAGAATACGTAAGCACTTTATTTATTAACAGCTGCCACCCTAGCATTTCAAAACCTAACATCATTTTACAATTTATGAAGGAGACTGGGGTAAACCCTACGCCGCAAGATTCTAACTTTGGTTCTAACCGGAAAACAAGGGAAAAGGATAACGTTATTGAAGGTTGGTAGAGATAAAATAATTCGTGTCTTAAATAACCTTCGTTTTTGTAGACAAGAAAACGGAGGTTTTGATTTACTGTTGATTTGTCTGATTTCTGAAAAGAAGTTTGAGTAAAAAAAATATTCTAAGTCTAAGCCTTTCTTTTAGAACTACCTGCAGATGACTTTATGTTACCTGAAGAATTAGTATTTTATCAATGTATAGGAACGTCTGTTTACGTTTATATACGTAGTGTAAACGTTTAATTTCGGGGGTATGAAAATGATAAAAAGGCCATTACAGGCTGGTGAGCGGTGTTTGATGTGCTCAAAAAAGTTAGATGGAAGATTGGGTAAAACGTTTTGTACTGATTTGTGTCGGTCAAAATACCACAACCGAAAAAAATCTGCAGATGAACGTTGCGTAAGAGCTATAAACAAGGTTCTAAATAACAACCGTCAGGCTTTGAAAGAGATAGGTACAGGGGAGCAAACTAAGCTTCATAAGGATGTGCTTGTAGAGAAAGGTTTTAATTTTGATTTTTTCACTCATACAAAGGAGCATAAAGGAAGGACTTATAAATTCTGCTATGACTGGGGTTATTATATAAAGTCTTTTGGTGATATTGAAATTAGCCAGCTCGACGAGAATTCCCTATTTGAAGCAAAGTAAAATTTGAGGCTATTTCTAGCTCTGGCTATTTCTATGTTGGTCAGTTTAACATGACAGAAGAGTCTATTCAGCATGCGCAAAAATCTATCTGAAATCCTAGTATGTATTGAGTAGCAAACATCAAGGAATAGGCCAGGCTTAATCATCGAAAGCCAGAATATATAATTCTTAGCATCAATTAGGTTATGCCTTTTCGATCAATAATTCTTGTCTCAAGAATCGAGCGATTTTGTCTCAAGAAACGCAGGTTTATTGATTCAAAAAATGGAGGTTTTGCGGTACACTCAACAGTCGTCTTGTGTAAAGAAGCAGGAGTTAAGACTTATTAAAAGTTAATAGAAAGTAGAATTTGCTCCACATCTTCTTTCCTAAGAGGCTTGACTAGGTAATTCTTCACTTGATCACTATAAATAATCGCCTTCTGCCTATCTTCATCACTAATAGAAGAAGTAAGAACTGTTACATAAATTCTACTACGGTCTATATCTAGCGCCTTCATATCTACCAGTATAGCGAAGCCATACAGGCCAGGCATATTAAGGTCTAGGAAGATTAGGCCAGGAGCCTATCAGCCGGAAAACTTACTTTATGGTAGTTATCAAGAATAAACTTGAAAGCAAGCCAGGGATCAGTTAGGGAAATCACCTCCTGAGCCACTCCCATGCTCTCCAACAGCTGCTTGCTTACAAAGCATGAAATCTCCTCATCATCAATCAATAGGGCTTTCCGGATTCTTCTAGAACCAGCTTAACTCATATTTAGCGTTCTTAATAAAATGAAATCCTCCCAATTTAGAACCGCTTTAAAATTAAGAAACCGGAGGATATAGTTTAGGGGGATCAAACTTGTCATTTTTGATGGGTTTTGTAATTTCTCGGAGCATACATTCTGTCTCATAAAAATGACTATAATCTCAAGAAACAGTAGTTTTCTTCAGGTTGATAAGGCTTAGCAAACAGGCTGATTATGCCAGTTGCTGCCCTGAAGGGTACTTCTATCATTATGGAGGAAATGTTGCTATATTGGGATTGATAGAAATTAGAACTAAACTAGGCATACCCCATGGCTAGCTAATATAGTGCTTAACAATTACTGGTAAGAGTTGTTCCTAAGGCAAAAAGGATTCAAAATTTTCGCCATGACTATATCTTCACGATCATCAATCCTTCTCTTCATACTATCTTTTTCTTTATTATTAACGGCTTCAAGCTGTAGTACTGAAAATCAACAGGAAGAAGGTTTAAGAGAAGAAGGTTCAGTAGAAAATGAATATGCTCAAATTTTTGAACCTATACCTAAAGAGGTCAAAGCTCCGGAAGATAATCCTATGACAGAGGAAAGCATTGATCTTGGGCATATGCTATTCTTCGAAAATCGATTATCACGCTCTGGTGTTATATCCTGCAATTCATGCCATGTTGTTGGAGCAGCGGGCGTCGATCACAGAACCATTGCTATGGGTGATTCTGGTCGTACGGGACCCAGAAATAGTCCAACGGTATTTAATGCGGCTTTTCTTGAGGCCCAGTTTTGGGATGGACGTGTAAAAACCTTAGAAGATCAAGCTAAAGGTCCCATTCAAGCACATGTTGAAATGGATTTAACGCCCGAAGAAGCAATGCAACGCCTTGAGAGAAGTGGTTACAGGCCTTATTTCGAAGCTGCTTTTCCGAATGAAGAAGATCCTTTTACTTTTGATAATTTAGCAAAAGCAATTGCAAGTTTTGAAAGAACGTTAATTACTCCGGGTTCACCTTTCGATCGATTTCTAGCTGGTGAAGAAGAGGCACTGAACGAACAACAGAAAGCTGGTTTAGAATTATTCATGCAAAGTGGGTGCATTAGCTGCCATAATGGTCCTCTCTTAGGAGGCAGATCCTTTATGCCTTTTACTCACGCAAAGGACAAAGGTGGTGAGGATAAGGGAGTATATGCTTTAACCGGTAAGGAATCAGACAAATATGTTTTCAGGGTTGCACCTTTACGCAATGTTCAATTTACCTATCCGTATTTCCATGACGGTTCTGCAGAAACCTTAGAAGAGGCGATTACTATTATGGGTAAAAGCCAGTTAAACCGACAGTTTTCTGAAGAGGAAGTTACAAAGTTGGTAGCTTATCTTGAATCATTAAGTGGTGAATTTCCAATGGTTACACATCCACGTTTACCGAGATAATAGCTGTTTGATAGTTTCATCAAGATACTTTCCTAATGGATAAAGGAATTGAAGGTGTACTGTTGAACAAGTGCCATTGTAACCTACTTTATGCAGCAAATGCTACTGAACTATGTGGCATATACCTTTTTCTCCTGAACACTCGCACTCCTATATTTAATCACTGCAACTATTGAAACTGTCAAGAGAAACAGAACTGCCCAGTATACCCACTGCGGTACCGGCACTGGGTCTCCTTTGGCGTAGGAATGCAGACCCGAGAGGTAATAGTTTACCCCAAAGGAAGTCATGATGATGGAGGAAAAAGCCCATAAGCTAGCCAGGTTGAAGACTAAAGGGTTCTTTAGGGAAGGGATTAGTCGTAAGTGTAAAACAAAGGCATAGACCATGATGGAAATCAGGGCCCAGGTCTCCTTTGGATCCCAGGCCCAATACCTGCCCCAGCTTTCATTTGCCCACACCCCGCCAAGAAAGGTGCCAATTGTCAGCAGAAACAGGCCAATGGTGATAGAAGTTTCGTTCACCAGCTGAAGTTCCTGCAGGCTGTTTCGCCACTGCTGCGTGGGGGCGCTGGGCTTGAAAATCAAGAGGAACAAACTTAGGAGCGCAATGATGGCCGCAAGCGCCAGCGGGGCATAGCTGCTCACAATCACTGCTACATGTATTTTTAGCCAGTAGGAGTGCAGTACCGGCATCAGGTTGGTAATCTCTGGATTAAGCCAGTCCAGAAAACTCACAAAAAGAAGGGTGCCGGAAAACAACAAGCCCAGTGGTAGGGTGAACCTGGATTTGCCGGAGAACAGGAGTCCAAACAGCAAGATGCCCCAGGCCACAAACACCAGCATCTCAAAACCATCGCTCCAGGGTGGGTGTTTGGCAATGTACCACCTTAACAGCAAGTGGAAGGTAAAAATAGCGAAGCCTACCCAACCCAGAATTCTGCCAATAGACCAGAGGCGAAGCGTAGCTTTTCGCTGTCTGAACAGCAGGCTAATGCTTAACACAAGCATCAAAATACCTAATAGCCAGAAAAAGCCGAAAAGGCGGTTGCCCAAATTCAGCTGGTTGTAGAGCAGTTCTGCTTCTAAAAGTTCGGCAGCCGGATACACCGCTGCTCCGGCCTTTTGCTGAAAAAGCTGTATATAGGCAAGGGTTTCGTCGGCATCTAACCAGTCGCCATCTTTTATGCCCTTGTCGAGTCCGGCAAGGTATAGGGCGCTGATGTTTTTCACAAAAAGGGCATCTTCTTCATCAAAACCCTGCTGATGCTGCTGGCTGGTGAACCAGGTGTTGTTCTTGTCGAGGCGGTTGGGAAAAAGCCGGAGAAAATCACCCGTAAGCAAGGCATAGAAGATATTGAATCGCTCATCTGTTTTCAGCAATTCATTGTGGGCTTCATTTCTTTCGGAGGGCTTGAGCTGGTTAGCTTTTTCAACCAGATCGTGCAATATATAGGCACCATCTTCGCCCAGGAAGTCACGGAAGCTAAGCTTATCCTGCGGCTCCTTGCCCAGAACCTTGAAGGCTTCAATAGATTTTTTTGCATCTATTTTGATGAGGGGCAGGCTTGAATAAAGGGCTGGCTGCAGCTGCACGGCCAGAAGAAATTGCTCAGAGCTTAGCCGTAGATCTTCGGTTCCAAGAGGAATGGTAATACTAGTTTTTCCGCTAAGCTTGCGTGTTATTTCATTGGCAAGGGTGTTGAGAGGCTTCATGCGGCCATCCAGGTCCTGTACTACCAGGGTACCATATGCGTTGGCCTTTTCCAGCGGCACAACGCTGCCTGCTATTAACGGCTGATCCTGTGCCATGGCCAGGCCTGGTGTAAAGAGCAAGGCCAGGTAAAGGCTTGCCTGCTTAAGTCTCCCCAATTTTTTGCCTACCAGATGTACCCGGCTGCCCTTTACAAAAAAGGTAAAAATCATGCCCAGTGTAAGCAGGATGTACCCCAGGTAGGTCAGGTAGGTACCAGGCCTGTCCTGGCTTACGGCCAGCACGGTACCTTTTTCGTCGGTGTCGTAGGATGACTGGTAGAAACGAAATCCTTTATGGTCCAGGACATTATTCATGAATATGCGGTAGGGAAATCGCTCCTGGCCATCCAGCACCATCATCTCGCTGGCATAGCTCGCGGGGCTTTGGCTGCCCGGATAACGCTCCAGCTCAAATGCTTTTAGTTGCAGGGCAAAGGGTAGCGACTCTACTTTAGGTCCGTAGGTGAGGGAATAGGTTTTTCCCGCATACTCAAAAGAATGCCAGGCCGGTTCAATCTTAACCAGGCGAATGTAGCTTTCTGTTACCAGCTTATTCTGCAGGTCTCTCACTTCTATTTTAACAGCATCTGTCAGATTTTCTGCCAGGGCTTCATCTGTTTCTGCCACATATGCTACTTCCTTGTTTTCATGAATGGCTTTTACCAGAAATGCTCCTTCTTTCCACTGGTACAGCGATCTTAGCTTCAGGGGCTGGGTTTCACCGGCATGTACCACGCCCATTTGCTGGGTGCTCATGTCCATTACCTGAAGATGCCGATCCGATTGAATAATCCAGCTGCTGTCCTTTTTGTAAATCTTGATGGGACTTTTGGCAGCGGCATCGGTGCCAATGGAAAGGGTACCTAAGTTCAGGTCTTCTCCCTTATTAATTAGAAAATCCTCCCGGCCTGTTCCCTGGGTAACGGCAAAGTCAAGAAAGGTTTTCTTGCCATCTGCAAATTCCTCCCGGGCTCCTTTTATAAACTCCAGAAAGCTAAGGCTGAACTTTTGGTCTTCGAAATCTACCTCAAACGACCTGGCCTCAAAACCTTTGCTGATCAGCTGCAGTGGTTTTTCAAAGCGCTTACCGGAATGCTCCCCCAGTTGCAGTACCTGTAAATAATGGGCTGTGGTATAAAAGGTGTTCTCCGAGCTGCCTTCCCTGATATGCACCACGCCCTCGGTGCTAAAATAGCGGGTTACTCCCGCGCCAAGAATGATAGCTACAAAGGCTACATGAAACAAACCTACGGGCCATCGGCTGGCGGTAAAAAGCTTGTATCTGGGAATGTGAGAAATAAAATTAATGGCCATCCAGATCATGATCAGCTCAAACCACCAGGCTTCGTACACCAGGACTCTTGCAACTTCGGTTCCATGATCGTTTTCGATGAAGGTAGCGACCGCCATGGCTACTGCAAAAGCAATAATGAGAACAAGCGTAGTTTTGGTAGATAGAAGTATTCTAAAAATGGGCATGTATCAAAGGGAGTTGCAAATAAAAGATTTCGGTTTTAGTCTGTAAGCCGATGCAGCGCTTGTTGCAGGAATACCGTGTCAGGATTTTTACCCGGCTTAGAACTCAAATCATTACAAATAGAACATCTGGCTATACAAGTGCTCCAGTTTGAGTGAGGCAAAAGCAAAGCTACTGGATAATCCATTCAACAGGGATTACCAGAAAAGTAAATAGCCATACAAGTTGCTGTTTTTCGTAATAATAAAAGACTCTATTTGGTGCTGGTGAGGGTTTTAACTCCCTGCTGGGCCTCTCTGGCTTTACCTTCTTTCAGCCATTTGGGAACCACCTCTTCCAAAAACCTTACTTTCTCGGCCTTTTCTTTTTCCAGGTCTACGCCAATGTAGGCTTGCAGTGCTTCTTTGCTGTTCAGGTTAGGCATTTCTACGGGTGTGGTATGTCCCAGGGAAGCCAGCAACCTTGCCAGTTGCAACCTTGATTCCTGTACAATGGCTAAGCCTGTGGATACAATGCGGCTTGCCTCTAAGGGAGCATGAAAACTAGCGCCATGCGAGGCTGCTACATAATCCCAGCGCCATTGGGCATGGCGGATGCCGGTGAGAATTTCCTTCATTTGTGCTTCGGTTGCGCCAAGCTGCCAGGCTTTTTCTGCCTCCAGGTGCGCCATGGCCAGGTTACGCTGGAGCACTGTTGAACCCTCTTTCACTCTGCCTTGTCGTTCGTACACATCTGTAACCAGGTCCGATATCTTTTCCCGATGGCATACAAAGCAGGAATTTTCGACATTGCTAAGGGGGGAGCCGATGTGGTGATCGGTGAATTTCTGGCCGCCTTCAGTTCGGTAAGGCATGTGGCAGTCTGCACAGGATACGCCTCTTTTGGCATGCACTCCCTTGGTATAAAGCTCATAATCGGGGTGCTGGGCCTTTATCATTTTGGCTTTGCTCAAGGGATGGGTCCAATCACTAAAACCAATGGAATCGTAGTATGCTTCCATCTGCTCCACATCCATACCGTCCTTCCAGGGAAAGGTTACATACTGGGCTTTTTCTTTGCCGGGAATGGTTTTGTCAAAATAATATTCAACATGGCACTGGGCGCATACAAGGGAGCGCATTTCCTGGTGCGATGCCTGATTGATATCTTTGCCCATAGCCTGAAACGCTTCGATAAGGGCTGGCCGGGTAATGGTCAGGTTCATGGTTTGGGGATTATGGCAATCGGCACAACCGATGGGGTTGATCACCTGGGTTCCCAAATCCGAAAGTTTCTTGCTGTAGAATTCGGTTACCCCAATTTCGTTCATCAGGCGGGGTACATCGGGACTTTTGCAGGTCCAGCAGGTGCTGGGCATTACGCCCGCGCCTGGTTCCATGGGAGCTCCTATCCGAACAGAAGCCAATACATCATTAACTGCATAGGCATGTCCCCTGGGCTGGTTATACCCTTTGCTAAACGCATAGCCGGCCCACAGAATGATCATTTCGGGATTTTCTTCCAGTGCATCCCGAAAGCCACTGGTGTTGTATTTGCTGTGAAAGGTAGTGTCGGCGGTTTTTTGATAGGACTGGTACTGCCGTGGATAGTTCAAGCCCCATAAGGAGTCCCTGGGCTCTATGCCTTCCAAAGCTACTTTAGGCTGGTAGGCGAATCTAGCCTCTGTTTTCCTATCCATGATGGAGTAAGCCAACATAGCCAGTAAAAAAACCACTACCGCTGTCAGTGTAAAAAGTATCCAGTTTTTCATGAGGGGCTTGTGTTTATTTTGTGTTGGTCTTTTGTTCCTTTTTCTTCATTGTTTCCTTGAGCCATTTTGGTATGATCTCCTGATCGGGTGGCGCATGGGCTCTAATGGGTTCAATTTGGTGGCCTACCGCAGAAAGACTTTTTACCCTGCCATGCGGCACTTCGCGGTGACATTCCCAGCAGGTTCTGTCGGTTCTATTTCCATGATGGTCTTCTACAAAACCCAGCATTTTGGCATCGGTCACCTGGTCCTGGTGGCAGCGGATGCAGTTGCTTTGTATAACAGCAATGGAAGGGCCCAGGGCTTTAATAACCTGGGGCTCTGCCCTAAGGGTGAAAATGGAAGCATGATAAAGACCATCCTTTGCTTTGAAAAAATACTTATTGAAGATGTTGTCCTGGGGAACGTGGCAATCGTTGCAATGCGCCACTTCGCGGTGGGAACTGTGGTTCCAGGTGATGTATTGCGGCGTCATCAAGTGGCAATTCACACAGGCCTGGGGATCGTCAGAAAGATAAGACACTGCATTACTCACCTTGAGCATATAAACACCCAGCCCGGCAATCACGGCCATCAGAAAAGTTGCGGCTGGTCTCCACCTTCTGGGCGGAACCAGACTGTAGCGAAAAAGAAATCTTTTGAAGCGCTGAAAAAATGCCATCGCCTGTATATTCTATCTCAAGCTATTATAGAAAAAAACTTTATTAAAAGAACACAATTTTTTTTAGAATTTGAAACTTTACTAGCTGTCTTTGTTTAGATAATAATTTTAAATATGACCTTCTATTAAGCTGTTCATGCCAGATGGAGGATAAACAAGTTGGTCTATTTGAGGTATAATAGCTTTAGAAATCAGTACTCTAACTGCTGTTAAGTGCAGTAGCTACAGCTATATTTAAACATTCAAAACCAGATACTGGAACAGCAATGATTTCAGGTTTTTTGGTATAAGTTGATTAAGCTCCCGGGATTAGAGCACTGATCTGTAGAAGTATTGATAGAAAATGCTAAATCTTTTGATTAGACGAACCCATGAATTATCCTAAAAGGTTAACTACTCATTACTACAATTAACTCACCAAAAAATAGGCGAGGGGCAGCCCAAAGCCAGATTTTTCCAAAATAAACAGGAAGCTTCCTGTGGAATTTTTTCAGACTCAAAATGTGGCTTTTTTGGCTCGAAAACCGCCTCCAGATGCAGAGAAAGCCCTTTTTTAGGGTATGGGCACGGTTCGAATCCTGCCACCCCCACCCTGCCCCCTTTATAAAAAATTCTGCTATTTCTTATTCTAGACAAACATAGACAGGATTCATGTGAAAGTGCCCGAATATACTTGATTAGCACTTTCTACTAAGGTGAGCTATCCACAAAGACAGTTATTTACCTTTAAGTGGAAATATAGTCTAAAAGCTTATTGGTAGATTTTTGTGATCCCTGTTAACAGCCACCCATCTTTTCTCATAAACCGAGCGTTCATTGAGGCATGAGTTTGAAGAAATCAGAGGATTTTACGCAAAAGGATTTCATGCTGATCAGATACCAAGTTGTTGATTTTGGTATCTCAAATGCTGCTGCCAAACCGAGATGTTAGAATAATTACATCACAGAAAAACCATTGTTTAAGTGTAAAGTTGAACAGTCAAAAGAAATGACACAGTTTAGATTACACTCTCTCTACCTGCGAATGCTTCCTGTTGGCTGTGATCCGCCCTTATCAGAGTTTCGTTGGCGACGCTCCCTGTACCCTCGCCAGAATTTAACAGAGGATATATCGGCAGACAGAAATGGGTCTATCCTCCTGTATGTCTCCGGCTAACTTACTTTTTTAAAATCTACATTAGTCTGCTGGCTCACCTCTTCTAAGTAAAGGAACAAACAGCTTCTTTCTTTTATAAGAAGGGCCCAAGAAGAACATTTTGTTGTACCAGCCTACCCCTCTGTGATAGCCTGGAATATCATCCAGCACATCGGTCCTGTTCCAGCTGAGGGGAATGATAACTGGTTCCCCAGTATCTCTGCTACCTCTGTATAAAGAAGTGCTTTCAAGGCTGCCTTCATAAAATTCCCAGTTGGCATTGTTTATTTCTTTTGCCAGGCTTCCCCCCCTGCCCGTAGCCGAATAGCAGGAGTACACAGCTTGAACAACAAAGGAATACTTAATGTGATTTTCTTTTCGCCTTATTCTAATATGATTTAGGCCCCTGCGCCTTAGTATTGCCTTTAGGGGTTGTGCTTGCTGGCAGCATAGGCTATCGTCCGCTGCAGCACAGCTTAATAGTCACATATACACACCTCAACATTCAGGAGCAGTTGAAAGTAGGGATAGCGTCTTAAGCTTATCACCATAACTATCTAAGAAATCCTATACGGTGTATCAGGAGACATATATATAATCAATCTTGCATCCCTTACTCTATGGCTATAACTTCACTATTTTTTTCCAGATAGCCTCATCATAAACTACACCTAGGCCTGGGCCTTCCGGCACTTTTAAACTTCCTCCAAAATAATTGAATGGAGGTGTGTAATAATCCGATCCGGGATCTTTGTAGCCTGCCACCTCCTGGTAGCCCACTAAATTGGGGATCACTGAAGTAAAATGAAGCATGGCCGCAGCCAGTGGGTCGGTTTTAGGACTGTGCGGAGCTACTTCCAAACCATGCTGGGCAGCCAGCTGAGCTACTCTTAAACACCTGATAAAGCCGCCGTTGTAATACAGATCGGGCTGCAGCACATCCAATCCTTTATTTTTGATGATCCACTCAAATCTGGGAAAGCTGGTATCCTGCTCACCTCCGGCCACTTTCATGCTTAGAGCATCAGCCACTGCTTTGTTGTTTTCGTATTGCTCAAAAAAACAAGGCTCTTCGAAAATAGCTACATTCTGGTCCTGTAGCATTTTACCAATTTCAATACCTTCTTTTACAGTATAAGATCCGTTGGCATCGGCATACAGTGTGATGTTGTCACCCAGCGTTTTCCTGATGAGGGGAATTAATTCTACAGATCTTTTGTGCATTTCGGGAGGATTGGACATCCTGCCACCTACTTTAAACTTAACTGCTTTTACACCGGTT of the Flammeovirgaceae bacterium 311 genome contains:
- a CDS encoding cytochrome c551 peroxidase (COG1858 Cytochrome c peroxidase), with the translated sequence MTISSRSSILLFILSFSLLLTASSCSTENQQEEGLREEGSVENEYAQIFEPIPKEVKAPEDNPMTEESIDLGHMLFFENRLSRSGVISCNSCHVVGAAGVDHRTIAMGDSGRTGPRNSPTVFNAAFLEAQFWDGRVKTLEDQAKGPIQAHVEMDLTPEEAMQRLERSGYRPYFEAAFPNEEDPFTFDNLAKAIASFERTLITPGSPFDRFLAGEEEALNEQQKAGLELFMQSGCISCHNGPLLGGRSFMPFTHAKDKGGEDKGVYALTGKESDKYVFRVAPLRNVQFTYPYFHDGSAETLEEAITIMGKSQLNRQFSEEEVTKLVAYLESLSGEFPMVTHPRLPR
- a CDS encoding hypothetical protein (COG0784 FOG: CheY-like receiver) produces the protein MPGLYGFAILVDMKALDIDRSRIYVTVLTSSISDEDRQKAIIYSDQVKNYLVKPLRKEDVEQILLSINF
- a CDS encoding hypothetical protein (COG0557 Exoribonuclease R); the encoded protein is MEKNNLYFIALAAAEYYFQKSDQLTAALLKFSNGNLAMKIKKNILVYVTRHLNVGDDLYSKGLSISSDTKSIDFHLNFSSNLTAQGATNMKSDAQSLERDLEDSKRPKMIQVRLGSKQSFDAVVKSFTNFVDLYQLKKPVKVFVNITIVNTYRLPCVVESDSHDMITLSITE
- a CDS encoding ABC transporter involved in cytochrome c biogenesis permease (COG0755 ABC-type transport system involved in cytochrome c biogenesis, permease component), whose translation is MPIFRILLSTKTTLVLIIAFAVAMAVATFIENDHGTEVARVLVYEAWWFELIMIWMAINFISHIPRYKLFTASRWPVGLFHVAFVAIILGAGVTRYFSTEGVVHIREGSSENTFYTTAHYLQVLQLGEHSGKRFEKPLQLISKGFEARSFEVDFEDQKFSLSFLEFIKGAREEFADGKKTFLDFAVTQGTGREDFLINKGEDLNLGTLSIGTDAAAKSPIKIYKKDSSWIIQSDRHLQVMDMSTQQMGVVHAGETQPLKLRSLYQWKEGAFLVKAIHENKEVAYVAETDEALAENLTDAVKIEVRDLQNKLVTESYIRLVKIEPAWHSFEYAGKTYSLTYGPKVESLPFALQLKAFELERYPGSQSPASYASEMMVLDGQERFPYRIFMNNVLDHKGFRFYQSSYDTDEKGTVLAVSQDRPGTYLTYLGYILLTLGMIFTFFVKGSRVHLVGKKLGRLKQASLYLALLFTPGLAMAQDQPLIAGSVVPLEKANAYGTLVVQDLDGRMKPLNTLANEITRKLSGKTSITIPLGTEDLRLSSEQFLLAVQLQPALYSSLPLIKIDAKKSIEAFKVLGKEPQDKLSFRDFLGEDGAYILHDLVEKANQLKPSERNEAHNELLKTDERFNIFYALLTGDFLRLFPNRLDKNNTWFTSQQHQQGFDEEDALFVKNISALYLAGLDKGIKDGDWLDADETLAYIQLFQQKAGAAVYPAAELLEAELLYNQLNLGNRLFGFFWLLGILMLVLSISLLFRQRKATLRLWSIGRILGWVGFAIFTFHLLLRWYIAKHPPWSDGFEMLVFVAWGILLFGLLFSGKSRFTLPLGLLFSGTLLFVSFLDWLNPEITNLMPVLHSYWLKIHVAVIVSSYAPLALAAIIALLSLFLLIFKPSAPTQQWRNSLQELQLVNETSITIGLFLLTIGTFLGGVWANESWGRYWAWDPKETWALISIMVYAFVLHLRLIPSLKNPLVFNLASLWAFSSIIMTSFGVNYYLSGLHSYAKGDPVPVPQWVYWAVLFLLTVSIVAVIKYRSASVQEKKVYAT
- a CDS encoding beta-galactosidase, which codes for MYSCYSATGRGGSLAKEINNANWEFYEGSLESTSLYRGSRDTGEPVIIPLSWNRTDVLDDIPGYHRGVGWYNKMFFLGPSYKRKKLFVPLLRRGEPAD
- the nrfA gene encoding cytochrome c nitrite reductase subunit c552 (COG3303 Formate-dependent nitrite reductase, periplasmic cytochrome c552 subunit) encodes the protein MKNWILFTLTAVVVFLLAMLAYSIMDRKTEARFAYQPKVALEGIEPRDSLWGLNYPRQYQSYQKTADTTFHSKYNTSGFRDALEENPEMIILWAGYAFSKGYNQPRGHAYAVNDVLASVRIGAPMEPGAGVMPSTCWTCKSPDVPRLMNEIGVTEFYSKKLSDLGTQVINPIGCADCHNPQTMNLTITRPALIEAFQAMGKDINQASHQEMRSLVCAQCHVEYYFDKTIPGKEKAQYVTFPWKDGMDVEQMEAYYDSIGFSDWTHPLSKAKMIKAQHPDYELYTKGVHAKRGVSCADCHMPYRTEGGQKFTDHHIGSPLSNVENSCFVCHREKISDLVTDVYERQGRVKEGSTVLQRNLAMAHLEAEKAWQLGATEAQMKEILTGIRHAQWRWDYVAASHGASFHAPLEASRIVSTGLAIVQESRLQLARLLASLGHTTPVEMPNLNSKEALQAYIGVDLEKEKAEKVRFLEEVVPKWLKEGKAREAQQGVKTLTSTK
- a CDS encoding mandelate racemase (COG4948 L-alanine-DL-glutamate epimerase and related enzymes of enolase superfamily), with product MHINRRKFIATSVKAAALGIALPSILSNAAFSAPLPPGYPKMLDLHKAIPNPVIIKSIEFVKANGELFLITTSEDGERGITMANFRMPNLLSLLHGLVIPNFIGKDARDIETLLDEVFVKNSNYKYGGMSFWNCVGHVEISIFDLLGKVANKPVNQLLGKVLRDEVPVYLSSLTRETTPQEEVANLAKRLEVTGVKAVKFKVGGRMSNPPEMHKRSVELIPLIRKTLGDNITLYADANGSYTVKEGIEIGKMLQDQNVAIFEEPCFFEQYENNKAVADALSMKVAGGEQDTSFPRFEWIIKNKGLDVLQPDLYYNGGFIRCLRVAQLAAQHGLEVAPHSPKTDPLAAAMLHFTSVIPNLVGYQEVAGYKDPGSDYYTPPFNYFGGSLKVPEGPGLGVVYDEAIWKKIVKL
- a CDS encoding cytochrome c nitrate reductase, small subunit (COG3005 Nitrate/TMAO reductases, membrane-bound tetraheme cytochrome c subunit); the encoded protein is MAFFQRFKRFLFRYSLVPPRRWRPAATFLMAVIAGLGVYMLKVSNAVSYLSDDPQACVNCHLMTPQYITWNHSSHREVAHCNDCHVPQDNIFNKYFFKAKDGLYHASIFTLRAEPQVIKALGPSIAVIQSNCIRCHQDQVTDAKMLGFVEDHHGNRTDRTCWECHREVPHGRVKSLSAVGHQIEPIRAHAPPDQEIIPKWLKETMKKKEQKTNTK